A region of Macrobrachium nipponense isolate FS-2020 chromosome 7, ASM1510439v2, whole genome shotgun sequence DNA encodes the following proteins:
- the LOC135217449 gene encoding uncharacterized protein LOC135217449 produces MSRLESSKGDECIFTGEWLRKASDSEKMMESYHQDGCVLIWYQLDLSSAEPLQEEHVRRAVAHLYRKVPSLNVCYGTFEDEIWFRRATNPEIDFKVHRGSQLEEVRESLRSHSYKSETGPLFCARLVYDSPDIASDTKDLEPSFPFKSHIIFGLHHGMTDGTSNMNIMGFFISLLNDVISEKPINNQESLGHFASDEETMNLIMEKKAALEENPKMKKKIEDDILFQDSHTPFLVKCFTPTGKKERTSSIVRVLDEDVTSKFIQRCKKEKVTVGSVFTAVVNMAIVDVLVEYGVTEDSYLIANFHTVNFRRFWKPKPSVPLGLHMGYPLMLFSDTPRNIHQKFWDYAKTIGESMREYVFSGRMFAEKAYSMFFSKGSSQSNSTVSCDYITSNMGDVTRLVTEGGDHVRISNVVRGSTFHKMPLSVLVNSHTFRGIFTIIFEYDEAKLQRQVAEKLCSKIVKCFREVALSTFAY; encoded by the exons ATGTCTCGGCTAGAATCTAGCAAAGG GGATGAATGTATCTTCACGGGCGAATGGCTCCGGAAGGCCTCTGATTCCGAGAAGATGATGGAATCATACCATCAGGACGGCTGTGTCTTGATCTGGTACCAGCTGGATCTGAGCAGCGCCGAGCCATTGCAAGAAGAGCACGTCAGGAGAGCTGTTGCTCACCTGTACAG GAAGGTTCCAAGTCTGAACGTATGTTATGGTACCTTTGAGGACGAGATATGGTTCAGAAGGGCTACAAACCCAGAGATTGATTTTAAA GTTCATCGGGGTTCGCAGttagaggaagtgagagagtcaCTGCGCAGTCATTCTTACAAGAGTGAAACTGGGCCGCTTTTCTGTGCTCGGTTAGTTTATGATTCCCCTGACATTGCCAGTGACACCAAAGATCTGGAGCCTTCATTTCCCTTCAAGAGCCACATAATCTTTGGCCTGCATCACGGAATGACGGACGGGACGAGTAACATGAATATTATGGGGTTCTTCATTTCCTTGCTGAATGATGTCATTTCTGAGAAACCCATCAACAACCAGGAATCGTTGGGCCATTTTGCATCGGACGAAGAAACTATGAACCTGATCATGGAGAAAAAAGCGGCGCTAGAAGAAAACcccaagatgaaaaaaaagatcGAAGATGATATTCTTTTCCAGGATAGCCACACGCCATTCTTGGTGAAATGTTTCACTCCGACTGGCAAAAAGGAGCGCACGTCCTCCATAGTGAGGGTCCTTGATGAAGATGTCACCTCCAAATTTATCCAGAGGTGcaagaaggaaaaagtaacagttGGGTCTGTGTTCACAGCAGTTGTCAACATGGCCATTGTTGATGTCTTGGTTGAATATGGTGTCACTGAAGATTCGTATTTAATCGCGAACTTCCATACAGTAAATTTCCGTCGGTTTTGGAAACCAAAACCGTCGGTGCCCCTTGGGTTACATATGGGCTACCCCCTCATGCTGTTTTCGGACACCCCTAggaatattcatcaaaaattttgGGACTATGCTAAAACCATTGGAGAGAGTATGAGAGAGTATGTGTTTTCAGGTAGAATGTTTGCAGAGAAAGCTTATTCCATGTTCTTTTCCAAAGGCTCGTCTCAGTCCAATAGCACAGTATCCTGTGATTACATCACATCCAATATGGGTGATGTCACTCGTCTAGTTACTGAGGGAGGAGATCACGTAAGGATCAGTAATGTTGTTCGCGGTTCCACGTTCCACAAGATGCCCCTTTCTGTTCTTGTCAACAGCCATACTTTCAGAGGCATATTCACCATCATCTTTGAGTATGACGAAGCTAAGCTTCAGCGACAAGTGGCTGAGAAGCTGTGCTCCAAGATAGTGAAGTGCTTTCGAGAGGTGGCACTTTCAACTTTTGCTTATTAG
- the LOC135217002 gene encoding uncharacterized protein LOC135217002, with the protein MSQLESSQGDERIFTGEWLRKASDSEKMMESYHQDGCLLIWYQLDLSSAEPLQEEHVRRAVAHLYRKVPSLNVCYGASGDDLWFRRATNPEIDFKVHRGSQLEEVRESLRNHSYKSETGPLFCARLVYDSPDIASDTKDLEPSFPFKSHIIFGLHHGMTDGTSNMNIMGFFISLLNDVISEKPINDQESLGHFASDEETMNLIMEGKAALEENPKVKKKIEDDILFQDSHTPFLVKCFTPTGKKERTSSIVRVLDEDVTSKFIQRCKQEKVTVGSVFTAVVNMAIVDVLVEYGVTEDSYLIGNFHTVNFRRFWKPKPSVPLGLHMGYPIRLFSDTPRNIHQKFWEYAKTIGESMRDYLFSGRMFAEKAYSMFRCKRPSQSKDRVPCDYMTSNMGDVTRLVTEGGDHVRITRVVRGTTFHVRPYPVFVRCHTFRGIFTVIFEYNEAKLQPEVAEKLCYKIVKLCREVAL; encoded by the exons ATGTCTCAGCTGGAATCTAGCCAAGG GGACGAACGTATCTTTACGGGCGAATGGCTCCGGAAGGCCTCTGATTCCGAGAAGATGATGGAATCCTACCATCAGGACGGCTGTCTTTTGATCTGGTACCAGCTGGATCTGAGCAGCGCCGAGCCATTGCAAGAAGAGCACGTCAGGAGGGCTGTTGCTCACCTGTACAG gaaGGTTCCGAGTCTAAACGTATGTTATGGTGCTTCTGGCGACGATTTGTGGTTCAGAAGGGCAACAAACCCAGAGATTGATTTTAAA GTTCATCGGGGTTCGCAGttagaggaagtgagagagtccCTGCGCAATCATTCTTACAAGAGTGAAACTGGGCCGCTTTTCTGTGCTCGGTTAGTTTATGATTCCCCAGACATTGCCAGTGACACCAAAGATCTGGAGCCTTCATTTCCCTTCAAGAGCCACATAATCTTTGGCCTGCATCACGGAATGACGGACGGGACGAGTAACATGAATATTATGGGGTTCTTCATTTCCTTGCTGAATGATGTCATTTCTGAGAAACCCATCAACGACCAGGAATCGTTGGGCCATTTTGCATCAGACGAAGAAACTATGAACCTGATTATGGAAGGAAAAGCAGCGCTAGAAGAAAACCCCAAGGTGAAAAAAAAGATCGAAGATGATATTCTTTTCCAGGATAGCCACACGCCATTCTTGGTGAAATGTTTCACTCCGACTGGCAAAAAGGAGCGCACGTCCTCCATAGTGAGGGTCCTTGATGAAGATGTCACCTCCAAATTTATCCAGAGGTGCAAGCAGGAAAAAGTAACAGTTGGGTCAGTGTTCACAGCAGTTGTCAACATGGCCATTGTTGATGTCTTGGTTGAATATGGTGTCACTGAAGATTCGTATTTAATCGGGAACTTCCATACAGTAAATTTCCGTCGGTTTTGGAAACCAAAGCCTTCGGTGCCCCTAGGGTTACATATGGGCTACCCGATCAGGCTGTTTTCGGACACCCCTAggaatattcatcaaaaattttgGGAGTATGCTAAAACCATTGGAGAAAGTATGAGAGATTATTTGTTTTCGGGTAGAATGTTTGCAGAGAAAGCTTACTCCATGTTCCGTTGCAAAAGACCGTCTCAGTCCAAGGACCGCGTACCCTGTGATTACATGACCTCCAACATGGGTGATGTCACTCGCCTAGTTACTGAGGGAGGAGATCACGTTAGGATCACTAGAGTGGTTCGTGGTACCACGTTCCACGTGCGTCCATACCCTGTTTTTGTTAGATGCCATACTTTCAGAGGCATATTCACTGTCATCTTTGAGTATAACGAAGCTAAGCTTCAGCCAGAAGTGGCAGAGAAGCTGTGTTACAAGATAGTGAAGTTATGTCGAGAAGTGGCACTTTGA